A stretch of Stenotrophomonas indicatrix DNA encodes these proteins:
- a CDS encoding acyl-CoA dehydrogenase family protein, whose amino-acid sequence MSGPSFNSSAPYETHVVLNQPPPFAGRQLWTDDIALMEAVQREGAAAFAPRLAVYGGLAGDALYRIGFDANRDRPRLRTHDAQGHRIDTVEFHPAYHQLMQTAKEHGVAGLSWHEPQPGAHVARAALSYLHHQAEAGTSCPLTMTHAAVAVLRGQPHLAEWSRKAAAPVYDPRDVPVADKAGITLGMGMTEKQGGSDVRANTTRAEPIDGERYRLIGHKWFFSAPMCDGFLVLAQAPAGLTCLLMPRRLADGDRNAFRLMRLKDKLGDWANASSEVEFCGAQAWRVGEEGRGVATIIGMVMMTRLDCMLGAAAEMRMALAQALHHARHRRTFGKPLMDHLLMGNVLADLALESEAATVLAMRIARAVDRAGSDPAEAALARLGTALGKYWICKRAPAFVNEAQECLGGAGYVEESMLPRLYRQAPLNSIWEGSGNIQCLDVLRALAREPEVLAALHGELEAVADRDARYASALQQWRDAAAPEEAQARVFCERTALLLQAALLLRARSPMAEAFIRSRLHGEHGLAFGTLPAGLDVAAMLARALP is encoded by the coding sequence ATGAGTGGACCGAGCTTCAACAGCAGCGCCCCCTACGAAACCCATGTGGTGCTCAACCAGCCGCCGCCGTTCGCCGGCCGGCAGCTGTGGACCGACGACATCGCATTGATGGAGGCCGTGCAGCGCGAGGGCGCGGCGGCGTTCGCACCGCGGTTGGCGGTGTACGGAGGGCTGGCCGGCGACGCGCTGTACCGCATCGGCTTCGACGCCAACCGCGATCGCCCACGCCTGCGTACCCATGATGCACAGGGCCATCGCATCGATACCGTGGAATTCCATCCGGCGTATCACCAGTTGATGCAGACGGCGAAGGAACATGGCGTGGCAGGGTTGTCCTGGCACGAGCCGCAGCCCGGCGCGCATGTCGCGCGCGCTGCGCTGAGCTACCTGCACCACCAGGCCGAGGCCGGCACCAGCTGCCCGTTGACCATGACCCACGCCGCGGTAGCCGTGCTGCGCGGGCAGCCGCATCTGGCCGAGTGGTCGCGCAAGGCCGCCGCACCGGTATACGACCCGCGCGATGTGCCAGTGGCCGACAAGGCCGGCATCACCCTGGGCATGGGCATGACCGAGAAGCAGGGCGGTTCGGATGTGCGCGCCAACACCACCCGCGCCGAACCCATCGACGGCGAGCGCTATCGGCTGATCGGCCACAAATGGTTTTTCTCCGCACCCATGTGCGATGGCTTCCTGGTACTGGCGCAGGCGCCGGCCGGATTGACCTGCCTGCTGATGCCACGGCGCCTGGCCGACGGCGATCGCAATGCATTCCGCCTGATGCGCTTGAAGGACAAGCTGGGCGACTGGGCCAACGCATCCAGCGAAGTGGAGTTCTGTGGCGCACAGGCCTGGCGTGTGGGCGAGGAGGGACGCGGGGTGGCCACCATCATCGGCATGGTGATGATGACCCGGCTGGACTGCATGCTGGGCGCGGCGGCGGAAATGCGCATGGCGCTGGCGCAGGCGCTGCATCACGCGCGGCATCGGCGCACCTTCGGCAAGCCACTGATGGACCATCTGCTGATGGGCAACGTGCTGGCCGATCTGGCGCTGGAATCGGAAGCGGCCACGGTGCTGGCTATGCGCATCGCACGCGCGGTCGATCGCGCTGGCAGCGATCCGGCCGAGGCCGCGCTCGCGCGGCTGGGTACGGCCTTGGGCAAGTACTGGATATGCAAGCGCGCACCTGCGTTCGTCAACGAAGCGCAGGAATGCCTGGGCGGTGCCGGCTACGTGGAGGAATCGATGTTGCCGCGGCTGTACCGGCAGGCACCGTTGAATTCGATCTGGGAAGGCAGCGGCAACATCCAGTGCCTGGATGTGCTGCGCGCGCTGGCGCGCGAGCCGGAGGTGCTGGCGGCGCTGCACGGTGAACTGGAGGCGGTGGCCGATCGTGATGCGCGTTATGCGTCGGCACTGCAGCAGTGGCGCGATGCGGCGGCGCCGGAGGAGGCACAGGCACGGGTCTTCTGCGAACGCACTGCCTTGCTGCTGCAGGCGGCGCTGTTGCTGCGTGCACGCAGTCCAATGGCCGAAGCGTTCATCCGCAGCCGGTTGCACGGCGAGCATGGGTTGGCATTCGGCACGCTGCCGGCGGGGTTGGATGTGGCGGCGATGCTGGCGCGTGCGCTGCCGTAG
- a CDS encoding ligase-associated DNA damage response exonuclease, translating into MAGNDDLVVLRPEGLYCAAGDFHIDPWRPVPRAVITHGHGDHARPGMGEYHCSTGSVPILRWRLGDVPLHAHAEGVPFALGRVQVSLHPAGHVLGSSQVRIDDGEQVWVASGDYKRQPDPTCTAFEVVPCDTFITEATFALPIYRWPDTRAVAAEIAAWRRECAQRGEAAVLLCYALGKAQRVLAELRAVDDQPAWLHGAIANGVAVYRQAGVPMLDTLTVAEQGRQPDAAGQLILAPPSAAGTPWLRRFGRHQLGFASGWMQLRGNRRRRNVDRGFVISDHADWPALLQTITQTGAQRVIATHGNTDALIPYLRERGVAAEAFRTDFGGEE; encoded by the coding sequence ATGGCAGGCAACGACGATCTGGTAGTACTGCGGCCGGAAGGGCTGTACTGCGCGGCAGGCGATTTCCATATCGATCCCTGGCGGCCGGTACCGCGCGCGGTCATCACCCATGGCCATGGCGACCATGCGCGTCCGGGCATGGGCGAGTACCACTGCAGCACCGGCAGCGTGCCGATCCTGCGCTGGCGCCTGGGCGATGTGCCGCTGCACGCGCATGCCGAGGGAGTGCCGTTCGCGCTGGGCCGGGTGCAGGTATCGCTGCATCCCGCCGGCCACGTGCTCGGCTCGTCGCAGGTGCGCATCGACGATGGTGAGCAGGTCTGGGTGGCGTCGGGCGACTACAAGCGCCAGCCGGACCCGACCTGCACTGCATTCGAAGTGGTGCCCTGCGATACCTTCATCACCGAGGCGACCTTTGCGCTGCCGATCTACCGCTGGCCCGATACTCGTGCCGTGGCGGCCGAGATCGCCGCCTGGCGGCGCGAGTGCGCGCAGCGGGGCGAAGCGGCAGTGCTGCTCTGCTATGCGCTGGGCAAGGCGCAACGCGTGCTTGCCGAGCTGCGTGCGGTGGATGACCAGCCTGCCTGGCTGCATGGCGCCATCGCCAACGGCGTGGCCGTCTATCGCCAGGCCGGTGTGCCCATGCTCGACACGCTCACCGTTGCCGAACAGGGGCGTCAGCCCGATGCGGCCGGCCAGCTGATCCTGGCCCCACCCTCGGCCGCCGGTACGCCGTGGCTGCGCCGGTTCGGCCGTCACCAGCTCGGTTTCGCCTCGGGCTGGATGCAGTTGCGCGGCAACCGCCGCCGACGCAACGTCGACCGTGGCTTTGTGATCTCCGACCATGCCGATTGGCCAGCGCTGCTGCAGACCATCACCCAGACCGGCGCGCAGCGGGTCATTGCCACCCACGGCAACACCGATGCGTTGATTCCGTACCTGCGCGAACGCGGCGTCGCCGCCGAAGCGTTCCGCACCGATTTCGGAGGCGAGGAATGA
- a CDS encoding ATP-dependent DNA ligase, whose translation MKAFAALYQRLDRSTATLDKRAALIDYFQHARPHDAAWALYLLSGGKVGGARRKIAGSGELRAWIADESGLPPWLVEDSYAQVGDLAETLTLLLDDPATEAEDRPLADWIEHHLLAVANQPEPVRRAAVVDGWRLLASAERLVFNKLLTGALRVGVSQRVVQQALAEWSGLDIARIAQRMLGDWVPSPGLLTTLLSAEELPTDRQQPYPFFLASPLEGEPTERLGDISHWLLEWKWDGIRLQLLRRQGEVALWSRGEERLDGRFPEIEQAAASLPDGCVLDGELLAWDDADNLPRAFTALQTRIQRRKPGAATLRNTPVRVLAYDLLERDGEDLRALPLQQRRVQLAEVIGTLGDPRIQLSPEVPADDWQHAAQLREASRERGVEGLMLKRRDSVYQSGRRRGDWWKWKVEPLTIDAVLLYAQAGHGRRSTLYTDYTFGVWDGETLVPVAKAYSGLDDKEILALDRWIRAHTRERFGPVRSVSAEQVFELGFEAVNRSARHKSGIAVRFPRILRWRHDKPAAEADHLDQLQALAR comes from the coding sequence ATGAAGGCCTTCGCCGCGCTGTACCAGCGGCTGGATCGCAGCACGGCGACACTGGACAAGCGCGCGGCGTTGATCGATTACTTCCAGCACGCACGCCCGCATGACGCAGCGTGGGCGCTGTACCTGCTCAGCGGCGGCAAAGTGGGCGGCGCGCGGCGGAAGATTGCCGGCAGCGGCGAATTGCGGGCGTGGATCGCCGACGAATCCGGCCTGCCCCCCTGGCTGGTCGAAGACAGCTACGCGCAGGTCGGCGACCTTGCTGAAACGCTTACCCTGCTGCTGGATGATCCGGCCACCGAAGCCGAGGATCGGCCTCTGGCCGACTGGATCGAACACCACCTGCTTGCCGTTGCCAACCAGCCGGAGCCGGTGCGTCGTGCCGCCGTAGTCGACGGCTGGCGACTGCTGGCATCGGCCGAACGCCTGGTCTTCAACAAGCTGCTGACCGGCGCCCTGCGCGTTGGCGTGTCGCAGCGCGTGGTGCAGCAGGCCTTGGCCGAGTGGTCCGGGCTGGATATCGCCCGCATCGCCCAGCGCATGCTCGGCGACTGGGTGCCCTCCCCCGGCCTGCTTACCACCTTGCTGTCTGCCGAAGAACTGCCGACCGATCGTCAGCAGCCCTACCCGTTCTTCCTCGCTTCGCCGCTGGAAGGGGAGCCCACCGAGCGGCTGGGCGACATCAGCCACTGGCTGCTGGAATGGAAGTGGGATGGCATCCGCCTGCAGTTGCTGCGGCGCCAGGGCGAGGTGGCGTTGTGGTCGCGCGGCGAAGAACGGCTGGACGGTCGCTTCCCGGAGATCGAGCAGGCGGCAGCGTCTCTGCCCGATGGCTGCGTGCTCGATGGCGAGCTGCTGGCATGGGACGACGCCGACAATCTGCCGCGTGCATTCACCGCCCTGCAGACCCGCATCCAGCGCCGCAAACCCGGCGCCGCCACCCTGCGCAACACGCCGGTACGCGTGCTCGCCTACGATCTGCTTGAGCGCGACGGCGAGGACCTGCGTGCACTGCCGCTGCAGCAGCGACGCGTGCAGTTGGCCGAGGTGATCGGCACGCTCGGCGATCCGCGCATCCAGCTGTCGCCTGAGGTGCCAGCCGACGATTGGCAGCATGCCGCGCAGCTGCGCGAAGCATCGCGCGAGCGTGGCGTGGAAGGGCTGATGCTCAAGCGTCGTGATTCGGTCTACCAGTCCGGGCGTCGCCGTGGCGACTGGTGGAAGTGGAAGGTCGAACCGCTGACGATCGATGCAGTGTTGCTGTACGCGCAGGCAGGCCATGGTCGGCGCAGCACGCTGTACACCGACTACACCTTCGGCGTCTGGGACGGCGAAACACTGGTTCCAGTAGCCAAGGCCTATTCCGGTCTGGACGACAAGGAAATCCTCGCCCTCGACCGCTGGATACGTGCACACACGCGTGAACGCTTCGGCCCGGTGCGCAGCGTAAGTGCCGAACAGGTGTTCGAACTTGGTTTCGAAGCAGTCAACCGCAGCGCGCGCCACAAGTCCGGCATTGCCGTGCGCTTTCCACGCATCCTGCGCTGGCGCCACGACAAGCCGGCTGCCGAAGCCGACCACCTGGACCAGTTGCAGGCGCTGGCGCGATGA